In one window of Calypte anna isolate BGI_N300 chromosome 1, bCalAnn1_v1.p, whole genome shotgun sequence DNA:
- the SEC61A2 gene encoding protein transport protein Sec61 subunit alpha isoform X3, with amino-acid sequence MSSDSADPFYWMRVILASNRGTLMELGISPIVTSGLIMQLLAGAKIIEVGDTPKDRALFNGAQKLFGMIITIGQAIVYVMTGMYGDPAEMGAGICLLIIIQLFVAGLIVLLLDELLQKGYGLGSGISLFIATNICETIVWKAFSPTTINTGRGTEFEGAVIALFHLLATRTDKVRALREAFYRQNLPNLMNLIATVFVFAVVIYFQGFRVDLPIKSARYRGQYSSYPIKLFYTSNIPIILQSALVSNLYVISQMLSVRFSGNFLVNLLGQWADVSGGGPARSYPVGGLCYYLSPPESMGAIFEDPVHVIVYIIFMLGSCAFFSKTWIEVSGSSAKDVAKQLKEQQMVMRGHRDTSMVHELNRYIPTAAAFGGLCIGALSVLADFLGAIGSGTGILLAVTIIYQYFEIFVKEQAEVGGVGALFF; translated from the exons ATGTCATCAGATTCTGCAGATCCCTTCTACTGGATGCGAGTCATTCTTGCGTCAAACAGAG GTACTTTGATGGAATTGGGTATCTCACCCATTGTGACATCTGGTTTGATCAtgcagctgctggctggagcaAAGATCATTGAGGTTGGTGACACTCCAAAAGACAGAGCCTTGTTCAATGGAGCTCAGAAAT TATTTGGGATGATCATTACCATTGGGCAAGCCATTGTGTATGTTATGACTGGAATGTATGGAGATCCTGCTGAAATGGGTGCTGGAATTTGTCTTCTTATTATAATTCAG CTGTTTGTTGCTGGTTTGATTGTGTTGCTGTTAGATGAGCTGCTCCAGAAGGGTTATGGCTTGGGGTCTGGTATTTCCCTGTTCATTGCTACCAACATCTGTGAAACCATTGTCTGGAAGGCTTTTAGTCCCACTACCATCAACACTGGCAGAG GAACAGAGTTTGAGGGTGCTGTGATTGCATTATTTCATCTCCTGGCCACACGAACTGACAAAGTCCGGGCTCTGCGAGAGGCTTTTTACCGACAGAATTTGCCCAATCTCATGAATCTGATTGCTACAGTCTTTGTGTTTGCTGTAGTCATATATTTTCAG GGATTTCGTGTTGATTTACCTATCAAGTCTGCACGCTATCGAGGGCAGTACAGCAGCTACCCCATCAAGCTCTTCTACACCTCCAACATTCCCATCATCCTGCAGTCTGCCTTGGTCTCAAACCTCTATGTCATTTCCCAGATGTTGTCTGTTCGCTTCAGTGGCAACTTCTTGGTCAACTTATTAGGACAGTGGGCA GATGTCAGTGGTGGTGGACCTGCCCGTTCTTACCCTGTTGGTGGCCTCTGCTACTACTTGTCCCCTCCAGAATCCATGGGTGCAATATTTGAGGATCCTGTCCATGTAATAGtttatataatatttatgtTGGGATCCTGTGCATTCTTCTCAAAGACCTGGATTGAAGTGTCTGGCTCATCAGCAAAAGAT GTTGCCAAGCAACTCAAAGAACAGCAAATGGTGATGAGGGGCCACAGGGATACTTCAATGGTTCATGAGCTTAACAG GTAtatccccacagcagctgcGTTTGGTGGCTTGTGCATTGGTGCCCTTTCAGTCCTGGCTGACTTCCTAGGAGCCATTGGGTCCGGCACTGGCATTCTGCTTGCAGTCACTATTATTTatcagtattttgaaatatttgtaaaagaacaGGCTGAAGTAGGAGGAGTAGGTGCATTATTTTTCTAG
- the SEC61A2 gene encoding protein transport protein Sec61 subunit alpha isoform X1: MGIKFLEVIKPFCAVLPEIQKPERKIQFREKVLWTAITLFIFLVCCQIPLFGIMSSDSADPFYWMRVILASNRGTLMELGISPIVTSGLIMQLLAGAKIIEVGDTPKDRALFNGAQKLFGMIITIGQAIVYVMTGMYGDPAEMGAGICLLIIIQLFVAGLIVLLLDELLQKGYGLGSGISLFIATNICETIVWKAFSPTTINTGRGTEFEGAVIALFHLLATRTDKVRALREAFYRQNLPNLMNLIATVFVFAVVIYFQGFRVDLPIKSARYRGQYSSYPIKLFYTSNIPIILQSALVSNLYVISQMLSVRFSGNFLVNLLGQWADVSGGGPARSYPVGGLCYYLSPPESMGAIFEDPVHVIVYIIFMLGSCAFFSKTWIEVSGSSAKDVAKQLKEQQMVMRGHRDTSMVHELNRYIPTAAAFGGLCIGALSVLADFLGAIGSGTGILLAVTIIYQYFEIFVKEQAEVGGVGALFF, from the exons ATCCAGTTCAGAGAGAAGGTACTATGGACAGCTATCACACTCTTCATTTTCTTAGTATGCTGCCAG ATCCCTCTGTTTGGAATCATGTCATCAGATTCTGCAGATCCCTTCTACTGGATGCGAGTCATTCTTGCGTCAAACAGAG GTACTTTGATGGAATTGGGTATCTCACCCATTGTGACATCTGGTTTGATCAtgcagctgctggctggagcaAAGATCATTGAGGTTGGTGACACTCCAAAAGACAGAGCCTTGTTCAATGGAGCTCAGAAAT TATTTGGGATGATCATTACCATTGGGCAAGCCATTGTGTATGTTATGACTGGAATGTATGGAGATCCTGCTGAAATGGGTGCTGGAATTTGTCTTCTTATTATAATTCAG CTGTTTGTTGCTGGTTTGATTGTGTTGCTGTTAGATGAGCTGCTCCAGAAGGGTTATGGCTTGGGGTCTGGTATTTCCCTGTTCATTGCTACCAACATCTGTGAAACCATTGTCTGGAAGGCTTTTAGTCCCACTACCATCAACACTGGCAGAG GAACAGAGTTTGAGGGTGCTGTGATTGCATTATTTCATCTCCTGGCCACACGAACTGACAAAGTCCGGGCTCTGCGAGAGGCTTTTTACCGACAGAATTTGCCCAATCTCATGAATCTGATTGCTACAGTCTTTGTGTTTGCTGTAGTCATATATTTTCAG GGATTTCGTGTTGATTTACCTATCAAGTCTGCACGCTATCGAGGGCAGTACAGCAGCTACCCCATCAAGCTCTTCTACACCTCCAACATTCCCATCATCCTGCAGTCTGCCTTGGTCTCAAACCTCTATGTCATTTCCCAGATGTTGTCTGTTCGCTTCAGTGGCAACTTCTTGGTCAACTTATTAGGACAGTGGGCA GATGTCAGTGGTGGTGGACCTGCCCGTTCTTACCCTGTTGGTGGCCTCTGCTACTACTTGTCCCCTCCAGAATCCATGGGTGCAATATTTGAGGATCCTGTCCATGTAATAGtttatataatatttatgtTGGGATCCTGTGCATTCTTCTCAAAGACCTGGATTGAAGTGTCTGGCTCATCAGCAAAAGAT GTTGCCAAGCAACTCAAAGAACAGCAAATGGTGATGAGGGGCCACAGGGATACTTCAATGGTTCATGAGCTTAACAG GTAtatccccacagcagctgcGTTTGGTGGCTTGTGCATTGGTGCCCTTTCAGTCCTGGCTGACTTCCTAGGAGCCATTGGGTCCGGCACTGGCATTCTGCTTGCAGTCACTATTATTTatcagtattttgaaatatttgtaaaagaacaGGCTGAAGTAGGAGGAGTAGGTGCATTATTTTTCTAG
- the SEC61A2 gene encoding protein transport protein Sec61 subunit alpha isoform X2, whose amino-acid sequence MCVLVAAVNTFILKFAVRGGKIQFREKVLWTAITLFIFLVCCQIPLFGIMSSDSADPFYWMRVILASNRGTLMELGISPIVTSGLIMQLLAGAKIIEVGDTPKDRALFNGAQKLFGMIITIGQAIVYVMTGMYGDPAEMGAGICLLIIIQLFVAGLIVLLLDELLQKGYGLGSGISLFIATNICETIVWKAFSPTTINTGRGTEFEGAVIALFHLLATRTDKVRALREAFYRQNLPNLMNLIATVFVFAVVIYFQGFRVDLPIKSARYRGQYSSYPIKLFYTSNIPIILQSALVSNLYVISQMLSVRFSGNFLVNLLGQWADVSGGGPARSYPVGGLCYYLSPPESMGAIFEDPVHVIVYIIFMLGSCAFFSKTWIEVSGSSAKDVAKQLKEQQMVMRGHRDTSMVHELNRYIPTAAAFGGLCIGALSVLADFLGAIGSGTGILLAVTIIYQYFEIFVKEQAEVGGVGALFF is encoded by the exons ATGTGTGTTTTAGTAGCTGCTGTGAACACATTTATCCTAAAGTTTGCAGTCCGTGGAGGAAAG ATCCAGTTCAGAGAGAAGGTACTATGGACAGCTATCACACTCTTCATTTTCTTAGTATGCTGCCAG ATCCCTCTGTTTGGAATCATGTCATCAGATTCTGCAGATCCCTTCTACTGGATGCGAGTCATTCTTGCGTCAAACAGAG GTACTTTGATGGAATTGGGTATCTCACCCATTGTGACATCTGGTTTGATCAtgcagctgctggctggagcaAAGATCATTGAGGTTGGTGACACTCCAAAAGACAGAGCCTTGTTCAATGGAGCTCAGAAAT TATTTGGGATGATCATTACCATTGGGCAAGCCATTGTGTATGTTATGACTGGAATGTATGGAGATCCTGCTGAAATGGGTGCTGGAATTTGTCTTCTTATTATAATTCAG CTGTTTGTTGCTGGTTTGATTGTGTTGCTGTTAGATGAGCTGCTCCAGAAGGGTTATGGCTTGGGGTCTGGTATTTCCCTGTTCATTGCTACCAACATCTGTGAAACCATTGTCTGGAAGGCTTTTAGTCCCACTACCATCAACACTGGCAGAG GAACAGAGTTTGAGGGTGCTGTGATTGCATTATTTCATCTCCTGGCCACACGAACTGACAAAGTCCGGGCTCTGCGAGAGGCTTTTTACCGACAGAATTTGCCCAATCTCATGAATCTGATTGCTACAGTCTTTGTGTTTGCTGTAGTCATATATTTTCAG GGATTTCGTGTTGATTTACCTATCAAGTCTGCACGCTATCGAGGGCAGTACAGCAGCTACCCCATCAAGCTCTTCTACACCTCCAACATTCCCATCATCCTGCAGTCTGCCTTGGTCTCAAACCTCTATGTCATTTCCCAGATGTTGTCTGTTCGCTTCAGTGGCAACTTCTTGGTCAACTTATTAGGACAGTGGGCA GATGTCAGTGGTGGTGGACCTGCCCGTTCTTACCCTGTTGGTGGCCTCTGCTACTACTTGTCCCCTCCAGAATCCATGGGTGCAATATTTGAGGATCCTGTCCATGTAATAGtttatataatatttatgtTGGGATCCTGTGCATTCTTCTCAAAGACCTGGATTGAAGTGTCTGGCTCATCAGCAAAAGAT GTTGCCAAGCAACTCAAAGAACAGCAAATGGTGATGAGGGGCCACAGGGATACTTCAATGGTTCATGAGCTTAACAG GTAtatccccacagcagctgcGTTTGGTGGCTTGTGCATTGGTGCCCTTTCAGTCCTGGCTGACTTCCTAGGAGCCATTGGGTCCGGCACTGGCATTCTGCTTGCAGTCACTATTATTTatcagtattttgaaatatttgtaaaagaacaGGCTGAAGTAGGAGGAGTAGGTGCATTATTTTTCTAG